Proteins encoded within one genomic window of bacterium:
- a CDS encoding HlyD family efflux transporter periplasmic adaptor subunit, whose translation MQKEIKNIHKEPFKIRLKNKYLKWKQIALTYKKTSIVIAIVVIALVYWLIKLIFPTPVITSYVVSDVQKGSIITNVTGSGQVSASNQIDLKTKASGDILKVNVTTGQEVKAAQIIAQIDNPSAYLDYRAAQIAYEQFVQPADASTRIQAENDLNNTKQSYNKSVDNLNNAYDTGYSSVASSYLDMTEAVTGMNDILYSGSGYLNDQSLVALSSQTKTFKNNAGVNFDKVKNDYRTALETYRASSRSNSTSSIEQLIKTAYEITKEVSSTLKDLKNTVDYIKNQDPNSTNASSNSTAAVNASNNLINWIGKINSDLSNLSSSVNNINDLKDTIQNGPQTIAQKQANLDKVVNGADNLDIEAQRINLQQKQLTYQNLFVTAPFDGVIAKISIKPSDAVSSGASVGTIITKNKVADITVNEVDAAKILAGQKATLTFDAIDALSISGVVQSIDLVGTVTQGVVNYNVKITFDVQDDRVKSGMSVSASIITNNKQDVIVIPNSAVKSKGGIKYVELFSSKVATSTTAQTANEVPIQQAVEVGLSNDTQTEILSGLIVGDRIVTKTTTSSATAAKTTSTPSLFGGGGGTRAATGR comes from the coding sequence ATGCAAAAAGAAATCAAAAATATACATAAAGAACCATTTAAGATTAGGTTAAAGAATAAATATTTAAAATGGAAACAAATTGCTTTGACATACAAAAAGACAAGTATCGTCATTGCTATAGTTGTTATCGCATTAGTATATTGGCTGATAAAATTAATTTTTCCTACACCAGTTATTACATCGTATGTTGTATCTGATGTTCAAAAAGGCTCAATTATCACGAACGTAACAGGTAGCGGACAAGTTTCTGCATCAAATCAAATTGACCTTAAGACCAAGGCTTCTGGCGATATATTAAAAGTAAACGTTACAACAGGACAAGAGGTTAAGGCTGCGCAAATTATTGCACAAATTGATAATCCAAGTGCATATCTTGATTATAGAGCTGCGCAAATTGCATATGAACAATTTGTTCAACCTGCAGATGCTTCAACAAGAATTCAAGCAGAAAATGATTTAAATAATACTAAGCAAAGTTACAATAAATCAGTAGACAATCTAAATAATGCATACGATACCGGATACAGTTCTGTTGCCTCAAGTTATCTAGACATGACAGAGGCCGTAACTGGAATGAACGATATACTCTATTCAGGTTCTGGATATTTGAATGATCAAAGTTTGGTAGCACTTTCGTCACAAACAAAGACTTTTAAAAATAATGCTGGTGTAAATTTTGATAAAGTAAAAAATGACTACAGGACAGCTCTTGAAACTTATAGAGCATCGTCAAGATCAAATTCAACAAGCTCTATTGAACAATTAATTAAGACAGCGTATGAGATAACAAAAGAAGTTTCAAGTACTCTTAAGGACCTAAAAAATACTGTTGACTACATTAAAAATCAAGATCCAAACAGCACAAACGCATCAAGCAACAGTACAGCAGCCGTAAACGCATCAAACAATCTAATTAATTGGATAGGTAAAATTAACTCTGATCTATCTAATCTATCAAGCTCAGTTAATAATATTAATGATTTAAAAGATACTATTCAAAATGGTCCACAAACGATTGCACAAAAGCAAGCAAACTTGGATAAGGTTGTAAATGGTGCAGACAATCTTGATATTGAAGCCCAAAGAATCAATCTTCAACAAAAGCAATTAACCTATCAAAATCTTTTTGTCACAGCCCCCTTTGATGGAGTTATAGCAAAAATAAGTATTAAGCCATCTGATGCAGTTTCCTCAGGAGCATCTGTTGGAACAATTATCACAAAGAACAAAGTAGCCGATATTACTGTAAACGAAGTTGATGCAGCCAAGATTCTTGCTGGACAAAAAGCAACACTTACTTTTGACGCTATTGACGCCTTAAGTATTTCTGGAGTTGTTCAATCAATTGATTTAGTTGGAACTGTCACACAAGGTGTTGTTAATTACAATGTCAAAATTACTTTTGATGTTCAGGATGACAGAGTCAAATCTGGAATGAGCGTCAGCGCTTCTATAATTACAAACAATAAACAAGATGTAATTGTCATTCCAAATAGTGCTGTAAAAAGTAAGGGAGGAATAAAATATGTAGAGTTGTTTAGTTCAAAAGTTGCAACATCAACAACAGCACAAACTGCAAATGAGGTTCCTATACAACAAGCTGTGGAAGTTGGATTATCAAATGATACTCAAACAGAAATTTTATCAGGTCTAATTGTTGGAGACAGAATTGTTACAAAAACAACAACATCCAGTGCAACTGCCGCTAAGACAACATCAACACCTAGCTTGTTTGGAGGAGGCGGAGGAACAAGAGCTGCGACAGGACGATAA
- a CDS encoding sigma-70 family RNA polymerase sigma factor translates to MEKTDLELIKEIQESTNYLKEGRLSFNTLVARYANSVYFFIYRLTGSKEGSEDISQETFIKAWQKISKFDANKNFKTWLFTIAKNTAIDKLRKKNAVPFSVLNILDSHNDIETDFESNIMDTEDLPNEVFEKKEYFESLRIALEKLSSSENLIISLHVTEELTFEEISEITNKPMNTIKSQYRRAISKLKELLTDK, encoded by the coding sequence ATGGAAAAAACAGATCTAGAATTAATTAAAGAAATACAAGAATCTACAAACTACCTAAAAGAAGGCAGGCTTTCATTTAATACCCTAGTTGCGCGTTATGCCAATTCTGTTTATTTTTTTATTTACAGACTGACTGGAAGCAAAGAGGGATCAGAAGATATATCTCAAGAGACTTTTATTAAGGCGTGGCAAAAAATATCAAAATTTGATGCAAATAAAAATTTTAAAACTTGGCTATTTACTATCGCCAAAAATACGGCTATAGATAAGCTTAGAAAGAAGAACGCGGTACCTTTTTCTGTTCTTAATATTTTGGATTCACATAATGATATAGAGACTGATTTTGAGAGCAATATAATGGACACAGAAGATTTACCCAATGAAGTCTTTGAAAAGAAAGAATATTTTGAAAGCCTAAGGATTGCCCTAGAAAAATTGTCATCAAGTGAAAACTTGATTATTTCCCTACATGTAACGGAGGAACTAACCTTTGAAGAAATTTCAGAAATAACAAATAAGCCAATGAACACAATCAAAAGCCAATATAGACGTGCTATTTCAAAGCTTAAGGAGCTACTTACAGACAAATAG
- a CDS encoding ABC transporter ATP-binding protein, with protein MIEVKNITKIYDPDANAFLALDGVSFTIEDGEFVAIMGPSGSGKSTLMHILGALDTPTTGTYFLDGKDVSVLSDDELADIRREKIGFVFQSFNLLPRSTVLRNVMLPLIYAGVGEEEREQRARAALHASGLDESHFTHLSNQLSGGQIQRVAISRALVNNPSLILADEPTGNLDSKTGEIVLGTFQKLNEELGRTIVLITHEPDVAEHADRIIVIRDGKITEDRKNHKKQNAIALLKKMNDDKK; from the coding sequence ATGATTGAAGTAAAAAACATCACAAAAATATATGACCCTGACGCAAATGCATTTCTTGCGCTTGATGGAGTAAGTTTTACCATTGAGGATGGCGAGTTTGTTGCAATCATGGGACCATCAGGATCTGGAAAATCGACATTAATGCATATACTTGGAGCGCTGGACACTCCAACAACAGGAACGTACTTTTTAGATGGAAAAGATGTGTCTGTTCTATCCGATGATGAACTTGCAGACATTAGACGAGAAAAAATTGGATTCGTTTTTCAATCCTTTAATCTTCTACCAAGAAGCACTGTTCTTAGGAATGTAATGCTCCCCTTAATTTATGCTGGAGTTGGTGAAGAAGAAAGAGAACAGAGAGCTCGCGCAGCACTTCATGCATCTGGATTAGATGAATCGCACTTCACTCACCTTTCCAATCAATTATCTGGTGGACAGATTCAGCGCGTCGCTATATCTCGCGCCCTTGTAAATAATCCAAGTTTAATTTTGGCCGATGAACCTACTGGAAACCTAGATAGTAAAACTGGGGAAATTGTTCTTGGTACATTTCAAAAATTAAATGAAGAGCTTGGAAGGACAATCGTTCTAATTACCCATGAGCCAGATGTTGCTGAGCATGCAGATAGGATTATTGTGATTCGAGATGGAAAAATCACAGAAGACAGAAAGAATCATAAGAAACAAAATGCGATAGCTTTGCTTAAAAAAATGAACGACGATAAAAAATAA